From one uncultured Paludibacter sp. genomic stretch:
- the ffh gene encoding Signal Recognition Particle (SRP) component with 4.5S RNA (ffs) (Evidence 2a : Function from experimental evidences in other organisms; PubMedId : 1279430, 1331806, 2171778, 6357787, 8898086; Product type f : factor), with protein MDADVNFKTAKTFTETVKEKAIGQNVLTALKPQQLMVKIVHDELAQLMGGSSVDINLKANPAVILMSGLQGSGKTTFSGKLANLLKTKRGKHPLLVAGDVYRPAAIEQLKVLGEQIGVPVFLDEAQKNPVIIAQEAIAHAKKMGYDVVIVDTAGRLAIDEQMMNEITAIKKAINPQEILFVVDSMTGQDAVNTAKEFNDKLDFDGVILTKLDGDTRGGAALSIRSVVNKPIKFVGTGEKMDALDVFHPERMADRILGMGDIVSLVERAQEQYDEEEARRISKKIAKNQFDFDDFMSQIQQIKKMGNIKDLASMIPGVGKQIKDLDVDNDAFKGIEAIIQSMTPYERQNPSSLNGSRKNRIAKGSGTTIVEVNRLLKQFDQMSKMMRMATVKQGLPKFKKKR; from the coding sequence TTGGACGCCGACGTAAACTTCAAAACGGCAAAAACATTTACCGAAACCGTAAAAGAAAAAGCTATCGGTCAAAATGTGCTTACAGCGTTGAAACCGCAGCAATTGATGGTGAAAATCGTTCACGATGAGCTTGCACAACTGATGGGCGGAAGTAGTGTCGATATTAATTTGAAAGCCAATCCGGCTGTAATCTTAATGTCTGGTTTGCAAGGTTCGGGTAAAACAACTTTCTCCGGAAAACTTGCGAATTTACTGAAAACCAAACGAGGGAAACATCCTTTATTGGTTGCNGGAGACGTTTATCGTCCTGCTGCNATTGAACAATTAAAAGTGCTGGGCGAACAAATCGGTGTCCCNGTTTTCCTTGACGAAGCGCAAAAAAATCCGGTAATCATTGCGCAAGAAGCCATTGCACACGCGAAAAAGATGGGTTATGACGTGGTAATTGTGGATACTGCAGGACGTTTGGCAATTGATGAACAGATGATGAACGAAATTACCGCCATCAAAAAAGCAATCAATCCGCAGGAAATTCTGTTTGTAGTTGATTCAATGACCGGTCAAGATGCTGTGAATACTGCCAAAGAATTTAATGACAAACTTGATTTTGACGGTGTTATTCTCACTAAATTAGATGGAGATACGCGAGGTGGAGCTGCACTTTCTATTCGTTCCGTAGTGAATAAACCGATAAAATTTGTCGGAACGGGCGAAAAAATGGACGCACTTGACGTCTTCCATCCGGAACGTATGGCTGATCGTATTTTAGGAATGGGTGATATTGTTTCGTTGGTAGAACGTGCTCAGGAACAATACGATGAAGAAGAAGCGCGCCGAATCAGCAAAAAAATAGCAAAAAATCAATTTGATTTTGATGATTTTATGTCCCAAATTCAGCAAATAAAGAAAATGGGAAATATAAAAGACCTGGCTTCGATGATTCCGGGTGTAGGAAAACAAATCAAGGACTTGGATGTTGATAATGATGCTTTTAAAGGAATTGAAGCTATTATTCAATCCATGACACCTTACGAACGTCAGAATCCTTCGTCGTTGAACGGAAGCCGTAAAAACCGCATTGCAAAAGGAAGCGGAACAACGATTGTAGAAGTAAACCGACTTCTGAAACAATTCGACCAGATGAGTAAGATGATGCGTATGGCAACCGTAAAACAAGGATTGCCGAAATTTAAGAAGAAAAGATAA
- a CDS encoding exported hypothetical protein (Evidence 5 : Unknown function) — MKTKEFILTLALIAVSGIATAQTQSKTQTEEKKQVEKTTQTGPAFVDKNNNGVCDNYENGTPGNPNSNGRKXXRNGTGSGNRTGYGMRNGRGRNFVDANKNGVCDHYENGTSRQGRGQGYGRGIHNGRGYHANYVDKNNNGICDYREAIN; from the coding sequence ATGAAAACAAAAGAATTCATATTGACATTGGCATTAATTGCAGTGTCAGGCATAGCAACAGCTCAAACTCAAAGTAAAACTCAAACAGAAGAAAAAAAACAAGTTGAAAAAACGACTCAGACCGGACCTGCTTTTGTAGATAAAAACAACAATGGTGTGTGTGATAACTACGAAAACGGAACACCTGGTAATCCCAACTCAAATGGAAGAAAAGNGTTNCGGAACGGAACGGGTAGTGGAAACAGAACCGGTTATGGAATGAGAAATGGTAGAGGACGTAATTTTGTAGATGCCAATAAGAACGGCGTTTGCGACCATTACGAAAATGGCACAAGCAGACAAGGACGTGGACAAGGTTACGGTAGAGGAATTCATAATGGTAGAGGTTATCACGCCAATTATGTGGACAAAAACAACAACGGTATTTGCGATTATCGTGAAGCAATCAATTAA
- a CDS encoding conserved hypothetical protein (Evidence 4 : Unknown function but conserved in other organisms), translated as MNKTNKILIWVIALLALLNLTTIGTILYHNYQEKKDAETVIITGQGQTPLNGRFFRHELNFNNDQMNKFRDLNHSFQMNANSLIFELDSMKHQMFVELNKPKVDTLEINRLTKEIGEHHAELKHQINVFYLNLKDICEEEQTIKLQNAFEPLFYQDGANNVLRNGSGGRHRRGQGYERGYNHNNNSN; from the coding sequence ATGAATAAAACAAATAAAATATTAATATGGGTCATCGCACTGTTAGCATTGCTTAATTTGACAACTATAGGTACAATTTTATACCATAATTATCAGGAAAAAAAAGATGCTGAAACAGTTATTATTACAGGACAAGGACAAACTCCGTTAAACGGACGATTTTTTCGTCATGAACTTAACTTTAATAATGACCAAATGAATAAATTCAGAGACTTGAATCACTCCTTTCAAATGAATGCAAACTCATTGATTTTTGAGCTTGATTCTATGAAACACCAAATGTTCGTTGAACTGAATAAACCAAAAGTTGATACTTTGGAAATAAATAGACTGACTAAAGAAATAGGCGAACATCATGCCGAATTAAAACATCAGATTAATGTTTTTTATCTTAATTTAAAAGATATATGTGAAGAAGAACAAACAATAAAACTACAAAACGCTTTCGAACCGCTTTTTTATCAAGATGGCGCCAATAATGTACTGCGGAACGGAAGTGGAGGTAGACATCGCCGCGGACAAGGTTACGAACGCGGATATAATCATAATAATAACTCAAATTAA
- a CDS encoding conserved hypothetical protein (Evidence 4 : Unknown function but conserved in other organisms), with amino-acid sequence MKTEDFINEMIEEEKRLKSNPFLSTRIMTKIEAEQAPXKSKVYFLRSLXVAXSFVLVIIIGIGIGRIYDNKETTNYTALNINDSQIENLNLYISGDYE; translated from the coding sequence ATGAAAACAGAAGATTTCATAAATGAAATGATTGAAGAGGAAAAAAGGTTAAAATCAAATCCATTCCTTTCAACAAGGATTATGACGAAAATAGAAGCAGAACAAGCTCCNANAAAAAGTAAAGTGTACTTTTTGAGATCGTTANCAGTGGCNGNTAGCTTTGTACTNGTTATAATAATAGGTATTGGTATTGGCAGAATTTATGATAATAAGGAAACGACCAATTATACTGCATTAAACATCAACGATTCTCAAATTGAAAATCTAAATCTTTATATTTCTGGAGATTATGAATAA
- a CDS encoding Sigma-70 family RNA polymerase sigma factor (modular protein), whose amino-acid sequence MLVFNRLSFLKIQPIKFLKTNDKRRIFFVSLSNLSKKALKTEMSDEQIXQEILAGNSALFKELIEKHQQMVFRTAMGFVHSKEDAEDITQDVFIQVFRSLSSFQGKSEFATWLYRITLNMSINFVNKNKLRNFFTNAGDNLKSLLNLSTSDKDAHQQLESNERTTIIRKAIDSLPEKQRTAFVLSKYEDLPQREIAEIMETTEGAVEQLLQRAKSNLKNKLKHXS is encoded by the coding sequence ATGTTAGTTTTTAATCGGCTGAGCTTTTTAAAGATTCAGCCGATTAAATTTTTAAAAACNAATGACAAACGTAGGATTTTTTTTGTTTCTTTGTCTAACTTGTCAAAAAAAGCACTAAAAACAGAAATGTCCGACGAGCAAATAANACAAGAAATATTAGCTGGAAATAGCGCATTGTTTAAGGAGTTGATTGAAAAACACCAACAAATGGTATTTCGCACAGCTATGGGCTTTGTGCATTCCAAAGAAGATGCCGAAGACATCACGCAGGATGTTTTTATTCAAGTATTTCGTTCGTTATCATCTTTTCAGGGAAAGTCGGAATTTGCAACGTGGCTTTATCGTATTACACTGAATATGAGCATCAATTTTGTGAATAAAAATAAACTCCGTAATTTTTTTACCAATGCCGGCGATAATCTGAAATCTCTTTTGAATCTCTCCACAAGCGATAAGGACGCCCATCAACAGTTGGAAAGCAATGAAAGAACCACAATAATAAGAAAAGCCATTGACAGTTTACCCGAGAAACAACGAACTGCATTTGTGTTGAGCAAATACGAAGATTTACCACAACGAGAAATAGCAGAAATTATGGAAACTACGGAAGGTGCAGTAGAACAGTTATTGCAACGGGCAAAAAGTAATTTAAAGAACAAGTTGAAACATNTATCGTAG
- a CDS encoding exported hypothetical protein (Evidence 5 : Unknown function): MKKXFFSFILIFTFSGLSAQQXAVKTRIEKVPDGNLTWIKLTITNKSNNSIIISDMCRLSSQGKQLGQSTSYAMALSYDRSGKPVGNSSKLYFISFDKNSGIHLRKGESEVQVFLLKSEEIPGFYTKNFSERNVQNLQLKIHITYKTFVPNGILTSTEDLYTNQIRL, encoded by the coding sequence ATGAAAAAANTTTTTTTCTCTTTTATCCTGATTTTTACTTTTTCAGGTCTTTCAGCGCAACAAAGNGCTGTTAAAACCCGTATAGAGAAAGTTCCGGACGGGAATCTTACTTGGATTAAGCTTACCATTACAAATAAAAGCAACAATTCCATTATTATAAGCGATATGTGCCGCCTTTCATCTCAAGGAAAACAGTTAGGACAGTCCACTTCGTATGCCATGGCTTTGTCTTATGATAGAAGCGGAAAACCGGTAGGAAACTCTTCCAAATTATATTTTATTAGTTTTGATAAAAATAGCGGTATTCATTTGCGAAAAGGAGAATCTGAAGTGCAGGTTTTTTTGTTGAAAAGTGAAGAAATTCCCGGATTTTATACTAAAAATTTTTCGGAACGGAATGTTCAAAATCTGCAATTAAAAATACATATTACTTATAAAACATTTGTCCCGAACGGGATATTGACTTCAACAGAAGATTTATACACAAATCAAATAAGATTGTAA
- a CDS encoding conserved exported hypothetical protein (Evidence 4 : Unknown function but conserved in other organisms), protein MKXKIRYFIFFMLLGLTAYAQQSQYVIQETKNVSSFHPKNEIRLNLLESVAGLPEINYERFVEDNFGVGLAMAASLENVEDSRIRALILPYGRLYFGDDNPATGFYIEGNMGLVLQKSLNYNYSETSYITESKYYSGLGIGVAGGYKFLSKNNWVGEFSLGVGRVFVNRVEDAYPRVGITXGKRF, encoded by the coding sequence ATGAAGAANAAAATAAGATATTTTATCTTTTTTATGCTTTTAGGATTAACAGCATACGCACAACAATCTCAATACGTTATTCAAGAGACAAAAAACGTTTCTTCATTTCATCCAAAGAATGAAATTCGTTTAAATTTATTAGAATCTGTAGCCGGTTTACCCGAAATCAACTACGAAAGATTTGTTGAAGATAATTTTGGAGTAGGATTAGCTATGGCAGCTTCTCTTGAAAATGTTGAAGATAGTAGAATCCGTGCACTTATTTTACCTTACGGACGTTTGTATTTTGGGGACGATAATCCCGCAACAGGTTTTTATATTGAAGGAAATATGGGGCTCGTATTGCAAAAATCATTAAATTATAATTATTCTGAAACTTCTTACATAACGGAAAGTAAATACTATTCGGGACTTGGTATAGGCGTAGCCGGCGGTTATAAATTCCTATCTAAAAATAACTGGGTGGGAGAATTTAGTCTGGGCGTTGGAAGAGTTTTTGTAAACAGAGTGGAAGATGCATACCCAAGAGTAGGTATTACCTNAGGTAAACGCTTTTAA